The Micromonospora krabiensis genome window below encodes:
- a CDS encoding amino acid ABC transporter ATP-binding protein: MDDVTTGEPLIVLDSVNKWFGPLHVLDDVSLSVGRGEVVVVIGPSGSGKSTLCRAINRLEPINSGTITFDGQPLAAEGKALARLRSEVGMVFQSFNLFAHKTILENVTLGPIKVRKEKPAAARERGLALLDRVGIANQADKFPAQLSGGQQQRAAIARALAMQPKALLFDEPTSALDPEMVGEVLDVMTSLAREGMTMVVVTHEMGFARHAANRVIFMADGQLVEDAPPAEFFANPRSERAKDFLSKILTH, from the coding sequence GTGGACGACGTGACGACGGGCGAACCGCTCATCGTGCTGGATTCGGTCAACAAGTGGTTCGGGCCGCTGCACGTGCTGGACGACGTCTCGCTCTCGGTCGGCCGCGGCGAGGTCGTCGTGGTGATCGGCCCGTCCGGCTCCGGCAAGTCGACGCTCTGCCGCGCCATCAACCGACTCGAGCCGATCAACTCCGGCACCATCACCTTCGACGGGCAGCCGCTGGCCGCGGAGGGCAAGGCCCTCGCGAGGCTGCGCAGCGAGGTCGGCATGGTGTTCCAGTCGTTCAACCTCTTCGCGCACAAGACCATCCTGGAGAACGTCACCCTCGGGCCGATCAAGGTCCGCAAGGAGAAGCCGGCGGCGGCCCGGGAGCGTGGCCTCGCCCTGCTCGACCGGGTCGGCATCGCCAACCAGGCCGACAAGTTCCCGGCCCAGCTCTCCGGCGGCCAGCAGCAGCGGGCCGCGATCGCCCGCGCGCTCGCCATGCAGCCCAAGGCGCTGCTCTTCGACGAGCCCACCAGCGCGCTCGACCCGGAGATGGTCGGCGAGGTGCTCGACGTGATGACGTCGCTCGCCCGCGAGGGCATGACGATGGTGGTGGTCACCCACGAGATGGGCTTCGCCCGCCACGCCGCCAACCGGGTCATCTTCATGGCCGACGGGCAGCTGGTGGAGGACGCGCCGCCGGCGGAGTTCTTCGCCAACCCGCGCAGCGAGCGGGCCAAGGACTTCCTCTCCAAGATCCTCACGCACTAG
- a CDS encoding glutamate ABC transporter substrate-binding protein: MRMKRVAAVAMMASLALSAAACGKEGNPTPSAGGSTSGGAQSDTCTTSGATFTPKADAAVAGSPTFDKIKSAGKVVVGVKFDQPNLGYKDAQGTRCGFDIEIAQYVASKLGVDPAKIEYKEIASANRETAIKGGEVDYYVGTYSITDKRKNDISFAGPYFVAGQDLLVRKDESAITGKDALKGKKVCSATGSTPIQKVRDEGLTEPENIVEFKTYSECVSQLLDKKVDAVTTDDAILKGYAAQNPDELKVVGQPFSTEKYGIGLPKDDKALRDYVNDQIEAAFTDGTWQKIYDGTLGKSGSAGTPPQLERY; this comes from the coding sequence ATGCGTATGAAGCGCGTGGCGGCGGTCGCCATGATGGCCTCGCTCGCCCTCTCTGCCGCGGCCTGCGGCAAGGAGGGGAACCCGACCCCCAGCGCCGGGGGCAGCACCTCCGGCGGCGCACAGTCCGACACCTGCACCACCTCCGGCGCGACCTTCACCCCGAAGGCGGACGCGGCGGTCGCCGGCAGCCCGACCTTCGACAAGATCAAGTCGGCCGGCAAGGTCGTCGTCGGCGTCAAGTTCGACCAGCCGAACCTCGGCTACAAGGACGCCCAGGGCACCCGGTGCGGCTTCGACATCGAGATCGCCCAGTACGTCGCCAGCAAGCTCGGCGTCGACCCGGCGAAGATCGAGTACAAGGAGATCGCGTCCGCGAACCGCGAGACCGCGATCAAGGGTGGCGAGGTCGACTACTACGTCGGCACCTACTCGATCACCGACAAGCGCAAGAACGACATCTCCTTCGCCGGGCCGTACTTCGTGGCCGGTCAGGACCTGCTGGTCCGCAAGGACGAGTCGGCCATCACCGGCAAGGACGCGCTCAAGGGCAAGAAGGTCTGCTCCGCGACCGGGTCCACCCCGATCCAGAAGGTCCGCGACGAGGGGCTCACCGAGCCGGAGAACATCGTCGAGTTCAAGACCTACTCCGAGTGCGTCTCGCAGCTGCTCGACAAGAAGGTCGACGCGGTGACCACCGACGACGCCATCCTCAAGGGCTACGCGGCGCAGAACCCGGACGAGCTCAAGGTCGTCGGCCAGCCGTTCAGCACCGAGAAGTACGGCATCGGCCTGCCGAAGGACGACAAGGCGCTGCGTGACTACGTGAACGACCAGATCGAGGCGGCGTTCACCGACGGCACCTGGCAGAAGATCTACGACGGCACGCTCGGCAAGTCGGGTTCGGCGGGCACCCCGCCGCAGCTCGAGCGGTACTGA
- the selD gene encoding selenide, water dikinase SelD, whose amino-acid sequence MTEPVRLTRYARGGGCACKIPPGELEAMVAGLGPATGTADLLVGLDHGDDAAVVRLDERTGLVGTADFFTPVVDDAYDWGRIAAANALSDVYAMGGTPLVALNLLCWPRDVLPLELAREVLRGGQDVAREAGCHLAGGHSVDDDGPKYGLAVTGVVRPEELITLDAGRAGLPLSLTKPLGVGVLNTRHKSTGETFPEAVAAMSTLNRDAARAAVAAGVRCGTDVTGFGLLGHASKLGRASGLTVAIDAASVPYLAGAREAVRDGYVSGGSRRNLDWVTPWTDFGAVGEDERLLLADAQTSGGLLVAGEVPGAPIVGELRPRGEHLVVIR is encoded by the coding sequence ATGACCGAACCCGTACGCCTCACCCGCTACGCCCGGGGCGGTGGATGCGCCTGCAAGATCCCTCCGGGTGAGCTGGAGGCGATGGTGGCGGGTCTCGGCCCGGCCACCGGCACCGCGGATCTACTGGTCGGTCTGGACCACGGCGACGACGCCGCGGTCGTCCGCCTGGACGAGCGCACCGGCCTGGTCGGCACCGCCGACTTCTTCACCCCGGTGGTGGACGACGCCTACGACTGGGGCCGCATCGCCGCCGCCAACGCGCTGTCCGATGTGTACGCCATGGGCGGCACCCCGCTGGTCGCGCTGAACCTGCTCTGCTGGCCACGGGACGTGCTGCCGCTGGAGTTGGCGCGCGAGGTGCTGCGCGGCGGTCAGGACGTCGCCCGGGAGGCGGGGTGCCACCTGGCCGGCGGCCACAGTGTCGACGACGACGGCCCCAAGTACGGGCTGGCGGTGACCGGTGTGGTCCGCCCGGAGGAGCTGATCACGCTGGACGCGGGCCGGGCGGGCCTGCCGCTGTCGCTGACCAAGCCCCTCGGCGTCGGGGTGCTCAACACCCGGCACAAGTCCACCGGCGAGACGTTCCCCGAGGCGGTCGCCGCGATGAGCACCCTCAACCGGGACGCCGCGCGGGCGGCGGTGGCCGCCGGTGTCCGGTGCGGCACCGACGTGACCGGCTTCGGCCTGCTCGGGCACGCCTCGAAGCTGGGCCGGGCCAGCGGGTTGACCGTGGCGATCGACGCGGCGAGCGTGCCCTACCTGGCCGGAGCGCGGGAGGCGGTGCGCGACGGTTACGTCAGCGGCGGCAGCCGGCGCAACCTGGACTGGGTGACCCCGTGGACCGACTTCGGCGCCGTCGGCGAGGACGAGCGGTTGCTGCTGGCCGACGCGCAGACGTCGGGCGGCCTGCTCGTCGCGGGTGAGGTGCCCGGCGCGCCGATCGTCGGTGAGCTGCGGCCGCGCGGCGAGCACCTGGTCGTCATCCGCTGA